Proteins co-encoded in one Glandiceps talaboti chromosome 22, keGlaTala1.1, whole genome shotgun sequence genomic window:
- the LOC144452425 gene encoding dual specificity protein phosphatase 16-like, translating into MATKVTNQLSSPTLHAKAFHKPEQDKDGFLIPVSPHKVFRPEGFITVVEFFNQFNAELGYPFIYDEHYLLLLDTRTNAEYLESHLITARMHSAIYTEYNCLLEIGKLDAFSFVVLYDADGRGLEDESSQLMKTYNEIRERGHDVTILLGGLQETVTKFPFFNNDKVIISEPDRRRLVKTYPSMVLDDVLYQGSGEHAIEEDVFKNLKISHVVNISTEVPNAFPNKAAYLNIQVHDDVRSKILSKLSMAADFIAGAIANGGCVLVHCVLGASRSSTITIAYLMKYHGWSLQDAQNYLKERRPCISPNKGFLAQLSKFEEELFGRRLSNIDSIWY; encoded by the coding sequence ATGGCAACAAAGGTAACCAATCAGCTTTCTTCTCCAACCTTGCATGCCAAAGCATTTCATAAACCCGAACAGGACAAAGATGGCTTCCTAATCCCAGTATCTCCACATAAGGTGTTCAGACCAGAAGGCTTCATTACAGTGGTGGAGTTTTTTAATCAGTTCAACGCTGAGTTGGGATATCCCTTTATTTATGACGAACATTATCTTCTCCTACTGGACACAAGAACGAATGCCGAGTACTTGGAGTCACACCTTATAACTGCGAGAATGCACTCTGCAATATACACAGAATACAACTGCCTCCTTGAGATTGGCAAGCTGGATGCATTTTCTTTCGTAGTGCTGTATGATGCCGATGGGAGGGGTTTGGAAGACGAAAGTTCACAGCTGATGAAGACATATAATGAAATCCGTGAACGTGGTCATGATGTTACGATCTTGCTAGGTGGGTTGCAAGAAACTGTGACTAAGTTTCCATTCTTTAATAATGACAAGGTCATTATTTCAGAGCCAGATCGAAGACGTTTAGTGAAAACCTACCCATCCATGGTTCTAGATGACGTTCTTTACCAAGGAAGTGGAGAACATGCTATTGAAGAAGATGTattcaaaaatttgaaaatatcgcATGTTGTGAATATCAGCACAGAAGTCCCGAATGCCTTTCCTAATAAGGCTGCTTACCTGAACATTCAGGTCCATGATGACGTCAGATCCAAGATTCTATCAAAACTGTCAATGGCAGCAGATTTTATCGCTGGTGCCATTGCCAATGGTGGTTGTGTCCTCGTACACTGCGTTCTGGGGGCAAGCCGAAGTTCAACAATTACAATTGCTTACCTCATGAAGTACCATGGATGGTCTCTACAAGATGCTCAGAATTACTTGAAGGAGCGCCGGCCATGCATCTCTCCTAATAAAGGCTTTCTTGCCCAGCTATCCAAGTTTGAAGAAGAGCTGTTCGGTAGGAGACTCAGCAACATTGACAGTATTTGGTATTAG